One genomic region from Jilunia laotingensis encodes:
- a CDS encoding helix-turn-helix domain-containing protein codes for MEKNLELRVSELEKMLFLSKNVLSFDEASKFLNLSKSYLYKLTSGNLIPHYKPQGKMLYFEKAELEAWLRQNPVKTQAQIEQEAQKYILNRPLKK; via the coding sequence ATGGAAAAAAATTTAGAGTTAAGAGTTTCCGAACTCGAAAAGATGTTGTTCCTTTCAAAGAACGTGCTTAGCTTCGATGAAGCGAGCAAGTTCTTGAACCTTTCTAAAAGTTACCTGTACAAGCTGACTTCGGGTAACTTGATACCCCATTACAAGCCGCAGGGCAAAATGCTTTATTTTGAGAAAGCGGAGTTGGAAGCATGGTTGCGTCAGAACCCGGTCAAGACGCAGGCGCAGATAGAGCAGGAAGCGCAGAAGTATATCCTTAACCGTCCTCTAAAGAAATAA